Proteins found in one Fundulus heteroclitus isolate FHET01 unplaced genomic scaffold, MU-UCD_Fhet_4.1 scaffold_54, whole genome shotgun sequence genomic segment:
- the LOC118561045 gene encoding sterile alpha motif domain-containing protein 10-like, whose protein sequence is MAVDAASSFSFCRASLEHTVSAEELGYQLPRRAGGSNLTWHDGRGQKTAHTRTVKLLQQPGTEGIQLHPGEAFTVYHTSPTLSCLSKPVVLWTQQDVCKWLKKHCPHNYLTYVEAFSHHAITGAAHNRKMHAHFEFSLQLRLVVAAAGWGRYGILMA, encoded by the exons CGGCGTCCAGCTTCAGTTTTTGCCGTGCCTCCCTGGAGCACACGGTGTCTGCTGAGGAGCTGGGCTACCAGCTGCCGCGTCGGGCCGGAGGCAGCAACCTGACCTGGCACGACGGCCGCGGCCAGAAGACAGCGCACACACGCACCGTCAAACTGCTGCAGCAGCCTGGCACAGAGGGTATCCAG CTGCATCCAGGTGAAGCCTTCACCGTCTATCACACCAGTCCTACACTGTCCTGTCTGTCCAAACCTGTGGTGCTGTGGACTCAGCAGGATGTCTGCAAGTGGCTGAAGAAACACTGTCCTCACAACTACCTGACCTACGTAGAGGCCTTCTCCCACCACGCCATCACAGGTGCCGCGCACAACAGAAAGATGCATGCACACTTTGAATTTTCTTTACAACTAAGATTAGTTGTAGCTGCAGCAGGCTGGGGTCGCTACGGGATTCTCATGGCATGA